From a single Notolabrus celidotus isolate fNotCel1 chromosome 7, fNotCel1.pri, whole genome shotgun sequence genomic region:
- the LOC117815902 gene encoding ADP-ribosylation factor-binding protein GGA2-like: MSPQTQQFGTSASPDTDTHTLTHTQRERAATNHLRGLTAMATGDNQATLELLCSQATDPNNKEERWGCIQSFYELVNKETDGPQVAIRLLAHKIQSPQENESLQALTLLEACMNNCGKKFHSEAAKFRFLNELIKVLTPKYFGAWTPQKVKDRVTEVLYGWTLWLKDEPKIQEAYSMLKKQGIVKKDPKLPGKLIMAPPPQRTTESVFDQEDKATLLARLLKSTRPEDLETANRLIKSTMKEEQEKVEKTSKRESTLKEVTSSAEQLREMLHQHTITGSSLQQSDDTKALYERCDRLRPSLFRLASDTTDDDAALAEILKANDELTLVVNTYKEQVGKKECNGSGRERSRSEEEAEGKNNAPKSPREIKSYHLIDLSALDSPKTHRKADSPPSFESSSPIFSSILESVFTSSADQDFNGSGLDNQVSKRPQETSRSYFEELMQLDGDFHVKNLEKNGGEGVVLRARGCGGSSTTTNGTNIWSPSNNHQFPGSESLSNGEEKFHQVLGSSVKQEERSCPPHILKNLFVPVETIKPSHLESITLYNQSGIHVSLHFAKDSPPGHPDVAVFVISTVNTSSLAVKDFMFQAAVQKNMSVKLQPASGTDLPPYNPLQPPPSLSQVLLMANPQRRKLRLRYKLTLTQGAQQLSETGEIDNFPDWTSLTG; the protein is encoded by the exons ATGTCGCCACAGACACAGCAGTTTGGCACCTCCGCTTCAcccgacacagacacacacacactcacacacacacagagagagagagcagcgaCTAACCATCTCAGAGGACTGACGGCAATGGCGACCGGTGACAATCAGGCAACTCTGGAGTTACTGTGCA GTCAGGCCACAGACCCAAACAATAAAGAGGAGCGATGGGGCTGCATCCAGAGCTTCTATGAGCTCGTCAACAAGGAGACTGATGG CCCACAGGTAGCCATCCGTCTTCTCGCTCATAAAATACAGTCACCACAGGAGAACGAGTCTCTGCAAGCTCTCACT CTCCTGGAGGCTTGTATGAATAACTGCGGGAAGAAGTTCCACAGTGAGGCTGCCAAGTTTCGATTTCTCAATGAGCTCATCAAAGTCTTGACACCAAAG TACTTTGGTGCGTGGACCCCACAGAAGGTGAAAGACAGAGTGACGGAGGTCCTCTATGGCTGGACTCTTTGGCTTAAAGATGAACCAAAGATTCAGGAAGCCTACTCCATGCTCAAGAAACAAG GTATTGTGAAGAAAGACCCCAAACTGCCAGGGAAACTTATCATGGCGCCTCCTCCACAGAGAACCACAGAGTCTGTTTTTGACCAGGAGGACAAGGCCACG CTTTTGGCCAGATTACTGAAGAGTACCCGCCCTGAAGACCTGGAAACTGCCAACAGACTCATTAAAAGCACAATGAAGGAG gagcaggagaAAGTAGAGAAAACGTCAAAGCGTGAATCAACTCTGAAGGAGGTGACAAGCAGCGCCGAACAGCTCAGAGAGATGCTGCACCAGCACACGATCACTGGGAGCTCATTACAGCAGAGCGATGACACAAAG GCTCTGTATGAGCGCTGTGATCGACTGAGGCCCAGCCTGTTCCGCCTCGCCAGTGACACCACAGACGATGACGCAGCTCTTGCAGAGATCCTGAAGGCCAACGACGAGCTTACGCTTGTAGTAAATACCTACAAAGAACAAGTGGGGAAGAAAGAGTGTAATGGAAGCGGAAGAGAAAGAAGTCGAAgtgaggaggaagcagagggtAAAAATAATG ctCCAAAGAGTCCCAGAGAGATAAAAAGCTACCACCTCATCGACCTGTCGGCTCTGGACTCTCCGAAGACTCACAGAAAAGCTGATTCCCCTCCGTCTTTCGAATCCTCTTCACCAATATTCTCCTCCATTTTGGAAAGTGTCTTCACCTCATCAGCTGACCAGGACTTCAATGGATCAG GGTTAGATAATCAGGTGTCAAAACGGCCTCAAGAGACTTCAAGATCGTACTTTGAAGAACTGATGCAG CTTGATGGAGACTTTCATGTGAAGAATTTGGAGAAGAATGGAGGAGAGGGCGTGGTGTTGAGAGCTCGTGGATGTGGAGGGAGCAGTACAACAACGAATGGGACAAACATCTG GTCACCTTCTAACAATCATCAGTTTCCAGGCTCTGAATCGCTCTCCAATGGGGAGGAAAAATTCCACCAGGTGTTGGGATCCTCTGTGAAACAAGAGGAGAGGTCCTGTCCTCCACACatcttgaaaaacctctttgtCCCAGTGGAGACCATCAAGCCCA GTCATCTTGAGTCCATCACTTTATACAATCAGAGTGGGATCCATGTTTCCCTTCATTTTGCCAAAGACTCTCCTCCGGGTCATCCagatgttgctgtgtttgtcaTTTCTACAGTGAACACATCTTCCCTCGCTGTGAAAGACTTCATGTTTCAAGCTGCTGTCCAAAAG aaCATGTCAGTAAAACTTCAGCCTGCCTCAGGTACAGATCTTCCTCCTTACAACCCTCTCCagcctcctccttccctctcccAGGTCCTCTTAATGGCAAATCCTCAGAGG CGAAAGCTGCGTCTACGCTACAAGTTGACTCTGACACAAGGAGCCCAGCAGCTGAGCGAGACCGGAGAGATTGACAACTTTCCTGACTGGACGTCTTTGACTGGCTAG
- the ears2 gene encoding probable glutamate--tRNA ligase, mitochondrial encodes MRLLLLLPQRCVQGLSAVRNTQVKLQLNASVQRCCSTVHGDVRVRFAPSPTGFLHLGGLRTALYNYIFAKKYGGSFILRLEDTDQSRLVPGAAESIEDMLEWAGIPPDESPRHGGSAGPYMQSQRLDLYRQTAQQLVESEHAYYCFCSPQRLDLLKKEALRSGQTPRYDNRCRHLKAQQVQEKLAQSVPHVIRFRLEEGVEPFQDMVFGWNHHEVAQVEGDPVVIKADGFPTYHLANIVDDHHMNISHVLRGSEWLISTSKHLLMYKALGWKPPTFGHLPLLMNKDGTKLSKRQGDIFIQSFQRDGVLPEALLDITTNCGSGFNTNQMGRRIDDLISEFNPSKITTHSALLDLDKLPEFNRIHLQHRIEDEEQCCLLIKDLQGQIHKAYSAEIQDEEVLHEDYIRRVLHLRKGHISFLKELVGPSYSYLWVRPSLSNQQVAALTKEAQHIASLVLKLVSQQGEELSLDQLSKDLKTVAKQTKTTKYREVMKLLRLVLSGLQQGPSVAEMMVSLGPVETSHRFQKLLLPPETS; translated from the exons AtgaggttattattattattacctcaGAGGTGCGTTCAGGGTCTGTCAGCGGTCAGGAACACGCAGGTTAAACTCCAGCTGAACGCCTCTGTCCAGAGATGCTGCTCCACGGTTCATGGGGACGTGAGGGTCCGGTTTGCACCCAGTCCGACAG GTTTCTTACACCTGGGAGGCCTTCGAACTGCTCTCTACAATTACATCTTTGCCAAAAAGTATGGAGGCTCGTTCATTCTGCGACTGGAGGACACAGATCAGAGCAGGCTGGTCCCAGGAGCTGCCGAGTCCATAGAGGACATGCTGGAGTGGGCTG GTATACCTCCAGATGAGAGTCCACGCCATGGTGGGTCCGCTGGTCCTTACATGCAGTCTCAAAGACTTGACCTCTACAGACAGACCGCCCAGCAGCTTGTGGAGAGTGAACACGCCTACTACTGTTTCTGCAGCCCTCAGAGACTTGACCTGCTCAAAAAGGAGGCCTTAAGGAGTGGACAGACACCAAG GTATGACAACAGGTGTCGTCACCTGAAGGCCCAGCAGGTCCAGGAGAAACTGGCTCAGAGTGTTCCACATGTGATCAGGTTTCGTCTGGAAGAAGGTGTCGAGCCATTTCAGGATATGGTCTTTGGTTGGAATCATCATGAGGTTGCCCAG GTGGAGGGGGACCCTGTAGTGATAAAGGCAGATGGTTTCCCCACCTATCACCTTGCTAACATAGTAGATGATCACCACATGAACATCAGCCACGTGCTGCGGGGGTCTGAGTGGCTCATCTCCACCTCCAAACACCTCCTCATGTACAAAGCTCTCGGGTGGAAGCCACCCACTTTCGGACACCTGCCTCTTCTGATGAACAAAGACGGCACTAAGCTGTCCAAACGGCAGGGAGATATTTTCATTCAGAGCTTCCAGAGGGACGGAGTCCTGCCTGAAGCTCTGCTGGATATCACAACCAACTGTGGATCTGGATTTAACA ccaatcagatggGTCGAAGGATAGATGACCTGATCTCTGAGTTCAATCCATCAAAGATCACAACACACTCTGCTCTGTTAGACTTGGACAAACTACCAGAGTTCAACAG AATTCACCTGCAGCACCGTattgaagatgaggagcagtgCTGTTTGCTGATCAAAGATCTGCAGGGACAGATCCATAAAGCATATTCAGCAGAGATCCAGGATGAAGAAGTTCTGCATGAGGATTATATTAGACGAGTGCTGCATCTGCGCAAG GGTCACATATCCTTCCTTAAAGAGCTTGTAGGTCCTTCCTACTCTTACCTTTGGGTGCGTCCTTCCTTATCcaaccagcaggtggcagcactCACCAAAGAGGCTCAGCACATTGCGTCATTAGTGCTGAA ATTAGTGTCTCAACAAGGCGAGGAGCTGTCATTGGATCAACTCAGTAAAGATCTGAAGACTGTGGCCAAACAGACAAAAACCACAAAGTACAGAGAAGTGATGAAGCTGCTACGTCTGGTTCTCAGTGGTCTGCAG CAGGGGCCCAGCGTAGCAGAGATGATGGTGTCTTTGGGGCCTGTCGAGACCAGCCATCGATTCCAGAAACTTCTGCTGCCTCCAGAGACGAGTTAA